A single region of the Duganella sp. BuS-21 genome encodes:
- a CDS encoding DUF4124 domain-containing protein → MPKLPTFLLCALPLLAQAQIYKWVDAKGVVHYSDNKFAAGDMPVTEIRPNGAPSPVLPAGVTWQQRDAEFRRKQQHKLMAPSYRPRALQASNCVAAAGAAVCR, encoded by the coding sequence ATGCCGAAACTACCCACCTTCCTGCTGTGCGCACTGCCGCTGCTGGCCCAGGCCCAGATCTACAAATGGGTCGATGCCAAGGGCGTGGTGCACTACAGCGACAACAAGTTCGCCGCCGGCGATATGCCGGTCACGGAAATCCGGCCCAATGGTGCGCCGTCGCCGGTGCTGCCGGCCGGCGTGACGTGGCAGCAGCGCGACGCCGAGTTCCGCCGCAAGCAGCAGCACAAGCTGATGGCGCCGTCCTACCGTCCGCGCGCACTGCAAGCCTCCAACTGCGTAGCCGCCGCCGGCGCTGCTGTTTGCCGCTAG
- a CDS encoding L,D-transpeptidase family protein, which translates to MKALFLVLMLAATLAQAAEPALSAADTLNAAQRARPVLPKSSGPHVLRAQVLLDRAHFSPGEMDAAYGSTMRQAIRGFQKLRQLPVTGNVDEATWRQLEQDQAPVLEVYTLTAQDVAGPYRPVPADMAGKAKLPALGYASLLEALGERFHCSPELLRRLNPGKTMQRAGQQLLVPNVALAKPLPKASSALIDAKEGTLTLLDADGTPFAQFPASTGSKHDPLPEGRWQVRGVATNPEYRYNPKLFWDAKANDSKARIAAGPNNPVGLAWLDLSIEHYGIHGTPEPGKIGKTQSHGCVRLTNWDVMQVVRALGRGAMVLMQSS; encoded by the coding sequence TTGAAAGCACTGTTTCTTGTCCTGATGTTGGCCGCGACGCTGGCGCAAGCCGCCGAACCGGCGCTCTCCGCAGCCGATACCTTGAACGCGGCGCAACGCGCCCGTCCCGTCCTTCCCAAGTCCAGCGGCCCCCATGTGCTACGCGCGCAGGTGCTGCTGGACCGCGCGCATTTCTCGCCGGGCGAGATGGACGCGGCCTACGGCAGCACCATGCGCCAGGCCATACGTGGCTTTCAGAAACTGCGCCAGCTGCCGGTGACCGGCAACGTCGACGAGGCCACGTGGCGGCAACTGGAGCAGGACCAGGCGCCGGTGCTGGAGGTCTACACACTCACCGCGCAGGATGTGGCCGGTCCCTATAGGCCGGTGCCGGCCGACATGGCCGGCAAGGCCAAGCTGCCGGCGCTCGGTTACGCCAGCCTGCTTGAAGCGCTCGGCGAGCGTTTTCACTGCAGTCCCGAGCTGCTGCGCCGTCTCAATCCCGGCAAGACCATGCAGCGCGCCGGCCAGCAATTGCTGGTGCCGAACGTGGCGCTCGCCAAGCCGTTGCCGAAGGCGAGCTCGGCACTGATCGATGCGAAAGAGGGCACGCTGACGCTGCTCGATGCGGACGGCACGCCGTTCGCGCAATTCCCCGCCAGCACCGGCAGCAAACATGATCCGCTGCCCGAAGGCCGCTGGCAGGTGCGCGGCGTCGCCACCAATCCCGAATACCGCTACAACCCGAAACTGTTCTGGGACGCCAAGGCCAACGACAGCAAGGCGCGCATCGCCGCCGGCCCGAACAATCCGGTCGGCCTGGCGTGGCTGGACCTGAGCATCGAACACTACGGCATCCACGGCACGCCGGAGCCGGGCAAGATCGGCAAGACCCAGTCGCACGGCTGCGTGCGACTGACCAACTGGGACGTGATGCAGGTGGTGCGCGCGCTCGGGCGCGGCGCGATGGTATTGATGCAGTCTTCGTGA
- a CDS encoding VOC family protein has translation MLHHISFGVRDLALSGVFYDAVLGALGYRRVFEDDTAIGYGVEDDKDLLCLKLRPETSAPGDGFHLALRAPSRAAAAAFHAAGLRAGGADNGEPGLREDYGDHYYAAFLVDPDGHRIEAVINGPTEGCCSP, from the coding sequence ATGCTGCATCACATCTCTTTCGGCGTGCGCGACCTCGCCCTGTCCGGCGTCTTCTACGACGCGGTGCTGGGCGCACTCGGTTATCGCCGCGTGTTCGAGGACGACACCGCCATCGGCTACGGCGTGGAGGACGACAAAGACTTGCTGTGCTTGAAACTGCGTCCCGAGACCTCGGCGCCGGGCGACGGTTTTCATTTGGCCCTGAGGGCGCCGTCGCGCGCGGCGGCCGCTGCTTTCCACGCCGCCGGCTTGCGCGCCGGCGGCGCCGACAACGGCGAGCCGGGCCTGCGCGAGGACTACGGCGACCATTACTACGCGGCCTTCCTGGTGGATCCGGATGGCCATCGCATCGAAGCCGTGATTAACGGCCCAACCGAGGGATGCTGCTCACCATGA
- the ftsB gene encoding cell division protein FtsB → MRLITLGLAFLLLLIQYPLWLGKGGWLRVKDFEAQVEQAHKKNTELLARNAKLDSEVRDLKDGTGAVEERARYELSMLKQNEIFVQIVGKGQTAALAPLAPKPAEPPQH, encoded by the coding sequence ATGCGTCTGATTACCCTGGGCCTGGCCTTCCTGCTGCTGCTGATCCAATACCCGCTCTGGCTGGGGAAGGGCGGCTGGCTGCGCGTGAAGGATTTCGAGGCGCAGGTGGAGCAGGCGCACAAGAAGAACACCGAGCTGCTGGCCCGCAACGCCAAGCTCGACTCTGAAGTGCGCGACCTCAAGGACGGCACCGGCGCAGTCGAAGAGCGCGCCCGCTACGAGCTCAGCATGCTCAAGCAAAACGAGATTTTCGTCCAAATCGTCGGCAAGGGACAGACCGCCGCCCTTGCACCGCTGGCCCCCAAGCCGGCTGAACCTCCCCAACACTGA
- the eno gene encoding phosphopyruvate hydratase, translated as MSAIVDIIGREIIDSRGNPTVECDVLLESGVMGRAAVPSGASTGSREAIELRDGDPKRYFGKGVLKACENINTEISEAIMGLDANEQAFLDRTLIDLDGTENKARLGANAMLAVSMAVAKAAAEEAGLPLYRYFGGSGAMQLPVPMMNVINGGAHADNNLDIQEFMIIPVGAPSFKEAVRYGAEVFHTLKKILHKKGLNTNVGDEGGFAPSLANHEEAIKLIIEAIEQAGYEPGTQIAIGLDCAASEFYKDGKYELEGEGLSLTATEFTNLLATWCDKYPIISIEDAMHEGDWDGWAILTKELGKKVQLVGDDLYVTNTKILKEGIQKGIANSILIKINQIGTLTETFAAIEMAKRAGYTAVISHRSGETEDSTIADIAVGMNALQIKTGSMSRSDRMAKYNQLLRIEEDLGDIASYPGRDAFYNLK; from the coding sequence ATGAGTGCTATTGTTGATATTATCGGCCGTGAAATTATCGATTCGCGCGGCAATCCAACCGTCGAATGCGACGTGCTGCTGGAATCGGGCGTGATGGGCCGTGCAGCCGTGCCGTCGGGCGCGTCGACCGGTTCGCGCGAAGCGATCGAGCTGCGTGACGGCGATCCGAAGCGTTACTTCGGCAAGGGCGTACTGAAAGCCTGCGAAAACATCAACACCGAAATCTCGGAAGCCATCATGGGCCTGGACGCCAATGAACAAGCTTTCCTGGACCGCACTCTGATCGACCTGGACGGTACCGAAAACAAGGCACGCCTGGGCGCCAACGCCATGCTGGCGGTGTCGATGGCGGTGGCCAAGGCCGCTGCCGAAGAAGCCGGCCTGCCGCTGTACCGCTACTTCGGCGGTTCGGGCGCAATGCAGCTGCCGGTGCCGATGATGAACGTGATCAACGGCGGCGCACACGCCGACAACAACCTGGACATCCAGGAATTCATGATCATTCCAGTCGGTGCGCCATCGTTTAAGGAAGCCGTGCGTTACGGCGCGGAAGTGTTCCACACCCTGAAAAAGATTCTGCACAAGAAGGGCCTGAACACCAACGTCGGCGACGAAGGCGGCTTTGCCCCATCGCTGGCCAACCACGAAGAAGCGATCAAGCTGATCATCGAAGCGATCGAGCAGGCCGGCTACGAGCCAGGCACCCAGATCGCCATCGGCCTCGATTGCGCGGCGTCGGAATTCTACAAAGACGGTAAATACGAACTGGAAGGCGAAGGCCTGTCGCTGACCGCGACCGAGTTCACCAACCTGCTGGCGACCTGGTGCGACAAGTATCCGATCATCTCGATCGAAGACGCGATGCACGAAGGCGACTGGGACGGCTGGGCGATCCTGACCAAGGAACTGGGCAAGAAAGTCCAGCTGGTGGGCGACGACCTGTACGTCACCAACACCAAGATCCTGAAAGAAGGCATCCAGAAAGGCATCGCCAACTCGATCCTGATCAAGATCAACCAGATCGGCACCCTGACCGAGACCTTCGCCGCCATCGAAATGGCCAAGCGCGCCGGCTACACCGCCGTGATCTCGCACCGTTCGGGCGAAACCGAAGACTCGACCATCGCCGACATCGCGGTTGGCATGAACGCCCTGCAGATCAAGACCGGCTCGATGTCGCGTTCGGACCGCATGGCCAAATACAACCAGCTGCTGCGTATTGAAGAAGATCTGGGCGATATCGCTTCCTACCCGGGCCGCGATGCGTTCTACAACCTGAAGTAA